A region from the Lolium perenne isolate Kyuss_39 chromosome 4, Kyuss_2.0, whole genome shotgun sequence genome encodes:
- the LOC127348478 gene encoding glutelin type-D 1-like, with protein sequence MAVDLTPRQPSKAYGGDGGSYYEWSPAELPMLGVASIGAAKLSLAAGGMSLPSYSDSAKVAYVLQGKGTCGIVLPEATKEKVVAVKEGDALALPFGVQTWWHNTPESATELIILFLGDTSKGHKSGQFTNFQLTGSSGIFTGFSTEFVGRAWDLKDADAAKLVSTQPASGIVKLAAGQKLPEPVPEDRKDMALNCLEAKLDVDIPNGGRVVVLNTVNLPLVKEVGLGADLVRIDAHSMCSPGFSCDSAYQVTYIVRGSGRVQVVGPDGKRVLETRIEGGSLFIVPRFHVVSKIADASGMEWFSIITTPNPIFSHLAGKTSVWKAISPEVLEAAFNTTPEMEKLFRSKRLDSEIFFAPN encoded by the exons ATGGCGGTTGATCTGACCCCAAGGCAGCCGAGCAAGGCGTACGGCGGCGATGGCGGCTCCTACTACGAGTGGAGCCCCGCGGAGCTGCCCATGCTCGGCGTCGCATCCATTGGCGCCGCCAAGCTCTCGCTCGCCGCTGGCGGCATGTCCCTCCCCAGCTACTCCGACTCCGCCAAGGTCGCCTACGTCCTCCAAG GCAAGGGAACCTGTGGCATCGTCCTGCCTGAGGCCACAAAGGAGAAGGTGGTCGCCGTGAAGGAGGGCGACGCTCTGGCGCTCCCCTTTGGCGTAcaaacctggtggcacaacacccCTGAGTCCGCAACTGagctcatcatcctcttcctcggtGACACCTCCAAGGGCCACAAGTCTGGCCAGTTCACCAACTTCCAGCTCACTGGCTCCAGCGGCATCTTCACTGGCTTCTCCACGGAGTTCGTTGGTCGCGCCTGGGACCTCAAGGACGCGGACGCTGCCAAGCTCGTCTCCACGCAGCCTGCTTCAGGCATCGTCAAGCTCGCCGCCGGTCAGAAGCTTCCGGAGCCAGTCCCTGAGGACCGAAAGGACATGGCGCTCAACTGCCTCGAGGCCAAGCTGGACGTGGACATCCCAAACGGTGGCCGCGTGGTGGTTCTCAACACCGTGAACCTGCCCCTGGTGAAGGAGGTCGGGCTGGGTGCCGATCTCGTTAGGATCGATGCCCACTCCATGTGCTCCCCAGGCTTCTCCTGCGACTCGGCGTACCAGGTGACCTACATTGTCCGTGGCAGTGGTCGGGTGCAGGTCGTCGGCCCTGATGGCAAGCGTGTTCTAGAGACCCGCATCGAGGGCGGCAGCCTCTTCATCGTGCCGCGCTTCCACGTCGTCTCCAAGATCGCTGATGCCTCCGGCATGGAGTGGTTCTCAATCATCACCACGCCCAA CCCGATCTTCAGCCACTTGGCGGGGAAGACCTCGGTGTGGAAGGCCATCTCCCCGGAGGTGCTGGAGGCGGCGTTCAACACAACGCCCGAGATGGAGAAGCTGTTCCGGTCCAAGAGGCTCGACTCCGAGATCTTCTTCGCCCCCAACTAG